From a region of the Agromyces ramosus genome:
- a CDS encoding DnaJ family domain-containing protein, protein MSEDPQRAAWQYRLDRLAREEAIACGEEPDDADAAPEPAGPSTQAERSAYVENAIQQAIRRGEFDNLPGAGKPLDGLTGQHDPDWWIRRKIEREQLSGLGPPALTLRVENAQLEAQLDRMHRESEVREAVEDFNRRVIEARRQLLGGPPVVTPTRDAGDEVRAWRERREARRREAAAEREQLEHEQRTSRTRWWKRRD, encoded by the coding sequence TTGAGCGAGGATCCTCAGCGCGCCGCGTGGCAGTACCGGCTCGATCGCCTCGCCCGTGAAGAGGCCATCGCGTGTGGCGAAGAGCCCGATGACGCCGATGCGGCGCCCGAACCGGCTGGACCGTCCACGCAGGCTGAGCGGTCGGCATACGTGGAGAACGCGATCCAGCAGGCCATCCGTCGCGGCGAATTCGACAACCTGCCGGGCGCGGGAAAGCCCCTCGATGGATTGACTGGGCAGCACGACCCCGACTGGTGGATTCGTCGCAAGATCGAGCGCGAGCAACTGAGCGGATTGGGCCCGCCTGCGCTCACCCTGCGGGTCGAGAACGCCCAACTCGAGGCCCAGCTGGATCGAATGCACCGCGAATCCGAGGTGCGCGAGGCCGTCGAGGACTTCAACCGGCGCGTGATCGAGGCACGCCGCCAATTGCTCGGCGGGCCGCCCGTCGTGACGCCCACTCGGGACGCGGGCGATGAGGTTCGCGCATGGCGCGAGCGCCGCGAAGCCCGACGACGTGAGGCGGCCGCGGAGCGCGAACAGCTCGAGCACGAGCAGAGGACGTCACGAACTCGGTGGTGGAAGCGTCGCGACTGA
- a CDS encoding GNAT family N-acetyltransferase yields MVVTNSHVIKPLTPETFPAWLALAQKHNGVWGGCYCSYFHDDTEHTVKDEYDRPTFKQRLVAEGVAHAALVFDGDDAIAWCEFGSPVELPNIYHRKQYDAGETKSAPWRITCFFVDRDHRRSGVAREALDGALELIAQAGGGEVVSFPNELAPGKRTSSSFLHNGTRAMFEKAGFTFERHIGKSKTVMRKTIPPARG; encoded by the coding sequence GTGGTGGTGACGAATTCGCATGTGATCAAGCCGCTCACTCCCGAGACCTTCCCGGCGTGGCTGGCGCTCGCGCAGAAGCACAACGGCGTCTGGGGCGGGTGCTACTGCTCGTACTTCCATGACGACACGGAGCACACCGTCAAGGACGAATACGACCGGCCGACGTTCAAGCAGCGACTCGTGGCGGAGGGCGTCGCGCACGCCGCGCTCGTCTTCGACGGTGACGACGCGATCGCGTGGTGCGAGTTCGGCAGTCCGGTCGAGCTGCCGAACATCTACCATCGCAAGCAATACGACGCGGGCGAGACCAAGTCGGCACCGTGGCGCATCACCTGCTTCTTCGTCGATCGCGACCACCGACGGTCGGGAGTGGCACGGGAGGCGCTGGATGGCGCGCTCGAGCTGATCGCGCAGGCCGGCGGGGGCGAGGTCGTCTCGTTTCCTAACGAGCTCGCCCCCGGCAAGAGGACGTCGTCCTCGTTCCTCCACAACGGCACGAGGGCCATGTTCGAGAAGGCGGGATTCACGTTCGAGCGTCACATCGGCAAGAGCAAGACCGTGATGCGCAAGACGATCCCACCGGCCCGCGGCTGA
- a CDS encoding SRPBCC family protein, whose translation MKFENVVTISRPQAAVFAYLARFENIPNWNYAISETRKLTSGPVGLGTRYRQTRTLPSPGEEEFEVVEIEPNRLLAVVGDLAFLHGRVTYELSEARGATTLTNHMDLAAAGPLGLVANLATRKVQTSVAANLQVLKELLER comes from the coding sequence GTGAAGTTCGAGAACGTCGTGACGATCAGCCGCCCGCAAGCCGCCGTGTTCGCCTACCTTGCGCGATTCGAGAACATTCCCAATTGGAATTACGCGATCAGTGAGACACGAAAGCTCACGAGCGGTCCGGTCGGCCTCGGCACCCGTTACCGACAGACCCGCACACTTCCCTCGCCGGGCGAGGAGGAGTTCGAGGTCGTCGAGATCGAACCGAACCGGTTGCTCGCCGTCGTCGGCGACCTCGCATTCCTCCACGGCCGCGTGACGTACGAGTTGAGCGAAGCGCGCGGCGCGACGACGCTCACGAACCATATGGACCTCGCGGCGGCGGGCCCGCTGGGCCTCGTCGCAAACCTGGCCACGCGGAAGGTGCAGACCTCCGTCGCCGCGAATCTGCAGGTATTGAAGGAGCTGCTCGAACGCTGA
- a CDS encoding D-alanine--D-alanine ligase family protein, whose protein sequence is MGSLGRNHTPHHRHWHRSTREKGDRMKPHVLVIGGGQNAEHDVSLATAAAIDGALRRGGFEVTAITIGRDGRWRLRGDPLGASAADSLSASLPFLARADVVFPAIHGPLGEDGTLAALCALSHKPVVGSGVRAGAIGMDKWATKLVAEAVGIRTAHGRLVHAADLGGIGFETEVVVKPVSAGSSFGVTLVREAGEFGGALRTAAQYDDRILIEDVVYGREIDVAVLSEADGSRWTPPPLEIHAEGLFDTATKYDGTARFTVPADLGSTDRVALREAAVRMFDALGCDGVARMDFFLTADGPVLNEVNTMPGMTAASQVPRMFAAAGVPYDELVARLVGAATVPPPVSA, encoded by the coding sequence ATGGGCTCGCTGGGCCGGAACCATACCCCACACCATCGTCACTGGCATCGGAGCACGCGTGAGAAGGGCGATCGCATGAAACCCCACGTCTTGGTCATCGGCGGCGGCCAGAACGCCGAGCACGACGTCTCCCTGGCGACGGCTGCCGCCATCGATGGCGCGCTCCGCCGCGGCGGGTTCGAGGTCACCGCCATCACCATCGGTCGCGACGGGCGATGGAGACTGCGCGGAGATCCCCTCGGAGCGAGCGCTGCCGACTCGCTGAGCGCATCACTCCCATTTCTCGCCCGAGCCGATGTGGTCTTTCCGGCAATCCACGGCCCGCTGGGTGAGGACGGGACACTGGCAGCACTGTGCGCCCTCTCCCACAAGCCCGTGGTCGGTTCCGGCGTGCGTGCCGGAGCGATCGGCATGGACAAATGGGCGACCAAGCTCGTCGCCGAAGCCGTCGGGATACGGACCGCCCACGGGCGGCTGGTGCATGCAGCCGACCTTGGAGGCATCGGTTTCGAGACCGAGGTCGTCGTCAAGCCGGTCTCCGCCGGTTCCAGCTTCGGGGTCACATTGGTGAGGGAAGCCGGCGAATTCGGTGGGGCGCTCCGCACCGCTGCTCAGTACGACGATCGGATCCTCATCGAGGACGTCGTGTACGGCCGCGAGATCGACGTCGCGGTCCTGAGCGAAGCCGACGGCAGCCGGTGGACGCCACCGCCGTTGGAGATCCACGCCGAGGGACTGTTCGACACGGCCACCAAGTACGACGGAACCGCCCGCTTCACGGTGCCGGCCGACCTGGGCAGCACCGATCGCGTGGCCCTGAGGGAAGCGGCCGTGAGGATGTTCGACGCACTCGGCTGCGACGGAGTCGCTCGAATGGACTTCTTCCTCACCGCTGACGGTCCCGTGCTCAACGAGGTCAACACGATGCCCGGGATGACCGCCGCGTCTCAGGTGCCCCGCATGTTCGCGGCCGCGGGAGTACCGTATGACGAGCTGGTCGCCCGCCTGGTCGGCGCCGCGACGGTGCCGCCCCCAGTCTCAGCTTGA
- the alr gene encoding alanine racemase, translating to MTVTVDFRRPGLRHLSQPTLQTLSEAVAQNVAIARRRTRARIMAVVKADGYGHGAIAVAKAAVAAGADWLGTTDIADASRLRAAGLTVPILTWLNPSGVDAEAAAADRIDVAIGSIDELEALLEHGSAHVRVHLYVDTGMAREGCPTRDWDALIARARQEQRRGSIRVVGLMGHLPLADQAQPEANESAVAQMHRARRRMTAAGFGAPLTHLAATSGTLCDPATHFGMVRLGAGLVGIDPSGTTELHGAARLTAAIVHGATAAAGTPVGYGGTFVTGTSTNLSVLPLGYADGIPREICSEASVEIRGRRYPIVGRVSMDQIVIDTGADSIPRGTIATVFGPKGGPTPTIHEWARWAGTIPHTIVTGIGARVRRAIA from the coding sequence ATGACCGTCACTGTCGACTTCCGCCGTCCCGGCCTCCGACACCTCTCGCAGCCCACCTTGCAGACTCTCTCCGAGGCGGTCGCACAGAACGTGGCGATCGCTCGGCGACGGACCCGTGCGCGGATCATGGCGGTGGTCAAAGCGGATGGGTACGGGCACGGGGCCATCGCGGTCGCGAAGGCCGCGGTCGCGGCCGGAGCGGACTGGCTTGGCACGACCGACATCGCGGACGCGTCCCGGCTGCGCGCGGCAGGGCTCACGGTGCCGATCCTGACGTGGTTGAACCCGTCCGGCGTGGACGCAGAGGCAGCCGCCGCCGACCGGATCGACGTCGCAATCGGTTCGATCGACGAACTGGAGGCTCTGCTCGAGCACGGCTCCGCCCACGTTCGAGTCCACCTGTACGTGGACACCGGCATGGCACGTGAGGGCTGCCCCACGCGCGATTGGGATGCGCTGATCGCGCGCGCACGGCAGGAGCAGCGGCGAGGGAGCATCCGCGTCGTGGGTCTCATGGGGCACCTGCCGTTGGCCGATCAGGCGCAACCCGAGGCCAACGAGTCCGCGGTCGCTCAGATGCACCGCGCCAGGCGAAGGATGACGGCGGCAGGGTTCGGTGCCCCGCTCACCCATCTGGCTGCAACCTCGGGAACGCTGTGCGACCCTGCGACGCACTTCGGAATGGTCCGCCTCGGGGCGGGTCTCGTCGGCATCGATCCATCCGGGACCACCGAACTGCACGGCGCAGCGCGTCTGACCGCGGCGATCGTGCACGGCGCCACCGCCGCGGCGGGAACGCCGGTCGGATACGGCGGCACCTTCGTCACCGGGACATCCACCAATCTCAGTGTCCTGCCCCTGGGGTACGCCGACGGAATACCGCGAGAGATCTGTTCGGAGGCTTCGGTGGAGATCCGTGGGCGACGCTACCCGATCGTCGGGCGCGTCTCGATGGACCAGATCGTGATCGACACCGGAGCGGATTCGATTCCGCGCGGCACGATCGCGACCGTGTTCGGTCCGAAGGGCGGCCCCACCCCGACCATCCACGAATGGGCTCGCTGGGCCGGAACCATACCCCACACCATCGTCACTGGCATCGGAGCACGCGTGAGAAGGGCGATCGCATGA
- a CDS encoding M15 family metallopeptidase, with product MSRTATARTRPRRRLGLFALGLVVVATAVTGTVVSQLSEPASSSAHSFSEVPPGDPGTTIAADDGAISEHDGILPGGVSVFDDDYPAVANLDPDLLHAVRAAAMAAADDGVEFTVNSGWRSAEYQDQLLREAVSDYGSEEEAARWVATADTSAHVSGKAVDIGSYDATAWLSEHGAGYGLCQIYGNESWHYELRPEAIDRGCPPMFADPTQDPRMQQ from the coding sequence ATGAGTCGAACGGCAACAGCACGAACACGGCCCCGCAGACGTCTCGGGCTCTTCGCCCTCGGGTTGGTCGTCGTCGCGACTGCGGTCACGGGAACCGTTGTCTCTCAGCTCTCGGAGCCGGCGTCGTCATCGGCGCACTCGTTCAGCGAGGTCCCTCCCGGCGACCCGGGCACGACGATCGCGGCGGATGACGGCGCAATCAGCGAGCACGACGGCATCCTGCCCGGCGGCGTGTCGGTATTCGACGACGACTATCCCGCCGTCGCCAACCTCGACCCGGATCTGCTCCACGCCGTTCGCGCGGCGGCGATGGCTGCCGCGGACGACGGCGTGGAGTTCACCGTCAACAGCGGATGGCGTTCCGCTGAGTACCAGGATCAACTGCTTCGTGAGGCGGTCTCCGACTACGGGTCCGAAGAGGAAGCCGCGCGTTGGGTCGCCACGGCGGACACCTCCGCCCACGTGTCCGGGAAAGCGGTCGACATCGGGTCCTACGATGCCACGGCGTGGCTGTCAGAACACGGCGCCGGGTACGGGCTGTGCCAGATCTACGGCAACGAATCGTGGCACTACGAACTGCGTCCAGAGGCGATCGACCGTGGTTGTCCACCCATGTTCGCCGACCCCACGCAAGACCCGAGGATGCAGCAATGA
- a CDS encoding response regulator transcription factor yields MRVLVVEDEPYMAEAIRDGLRLEAIAADIAGDGDTALELLSVNAYDIAVLDRDIPGPSGDEIAAHIVASGSGMPVLMLTAADRIDDKASGFELGADDYLTKPFELRELVLRLRALDRRRAHNRPPVREIAGLRLDPFRREVYRDGRYIALTRKQFAVLEVLVAAEGGVISAEELLERAWDENADPFTNAVRITVSALRKRLGEPWLIATVAGVGYRIDTQPGAGRHGADRA; encoded by the coding sequence ATGCGCGTGTTGGTCGTCGAGGATGAGCCCTACATGGCAGAGGCCATCCGCGACGGGCTCCGCCTCGAAGCGATCGCGGCCGACATCGCCGGCGACGGTGACACGGCTCTCGAGCTGCTGAGCGTCAACGCCTACGACATCGCCGTGCTCGACCGCGACATCCCCGGGCCCTCCGGCGACGAGATCGCCGCACACATCGTCGCCTCCGGCAGCGGCATGCCGGTCCTCATGCTCACCGCGGCCGACCGCATCGACGACAAGGCCTCCGGGTTCGAGCTCGGCGCCGACGACTATCTCACCAAGCCGTTCGAACTCCGCGAACTGGTGCTCCGTCTCCGAGCGCTCGATCGCAGGCGCGCGCACAACAGGCCACCCGTGCGGGAGATCGCCGGACTGCGTCTGGATCCGTTCCGCCGCGAGGTCTACCGCGATGGCCGGTACATCGCGCTCACCCGCAAGCAGTTCGCCGTGCTCGAAGTCCTCGTCGCAGCTGAAGGCGGCGTCATCAGCGCGGAAGAACTGCTGGAACGGGCCTGGGACGAGAACGCCGATCCCTTCACCAATGCCGTGCGCATCACCGTCTCAGCCCTGCGCAAGCGGCTCGGAGAACCGTGGCTGATCGCAACGGTGGCCGGCGTCGGATACCGCATCGACACGCAGCCGGGCGCCGGGCGTCACGGAGCCGACCGTGCATAG
- a CDS encoding sensor histidine kinase, producing the protein MSARLKLTLSYAGFLMIAGAALLAVVWVFLLRYVPDGPIMAIGGSVPNRDDLVRAFVPAVAWALVFLLGFGLVGGWILSGRMLAPLTRITRATRLAANGSLSHRIHLEGRNDEFRELADAFDAMLARLEAHVAEQQRFAANASHELRTPLAITQTLLEVARDHPNGVTSELVERLRGVNTRAIDLTEALLVLSHADRRSFVRERVDLSLLAEQATETLLPLAERRGITIDTSGKVALALGSHALLLQLTTNLVHNAIVHNLAEGGTVRVSTGVDRAGVTLTVENSGEKLSPQLVSTLTEPFQRGTERIRTDHEGVGLGLAIVKSITQAHDGILTLAPRAAGGLRVSVELPSAH; encoded by the coding sequence TTGAGTGCTCGCCTCAAGCTCACCCTGAGCTACGCCGGGTTCCTGATGATCGCCGGTGCCGCCTTGCTCGCGGTCGTGTGGGTTTTCCTCCTGCGCTACGTCCCTGACGGTCCCATCATGGCCATCGGAGGGAGCGTGCCCAACCGTGACGACCTCGTGCGTGCGTTCGTGCCAGCCGTGGCTTGGGCTCTGGTCTTCCTGCTCGGATTCGGTCTGGTGGGAGGTTGGATCCTGTCGGGCCGCATGCTCGCGCCCCTGACTCGCATCACACGTGCCACCCGCCTCGCCGCGAACGGATCGCTCTCGCACCGCATCCACTTGGAAGGCCGCAATGACGAGTTCCGCGAGCTCGCCGACGCCTTCGACGCCATGCTCGCGCGTCTCGAAGCGCATGTGGCGGAACAGCAGAGGTTCGCCGCCAATGCGTCGCACGAGCTCCGCACCCCCTTGGCGATCACGCAAACGCTGCTCGAAGTCGCCCGCGACCATCCGAACGGCGTCACGAGCGAGCTCGTCGAACGCCTCCGCGGCGTGAACACCCGAGCGATCGATCTCACGGAGGCACTCCTCGTGCTCAGCCACGCTGACCGGAGGTCGTTCGTCCGCGAACGCGTCGACCTGTCGCTGCTCGCGGAACAGGCCACCGAAACGCTGCTCCCGCTCGCCGAGAGGCGCGGGATCACCATCGACACCTCTGGCAAGGTCGCGCTTGCGCTCGGCTCGCACGCCCTCCTGCTGCAGCTGACGACGAACCTCGTGCACAACGCGATCGTGCACAACCTCGCTGAGGGCGGCACCGTGCGGGTCAGCACCGGCGTCGACCGCGCGGGCGTGACGCTGACGGTCGAGAACAGCGGTGAGAAGCTCAGTCCACAACTGGTGTCGACACTCACAGAACCGTTCCAGCGCGGCACCGAACGCATCCGAACCGACCACGAAGGGGTCGGTCTCGGCCTGGCGATCGTGAAGAGCATCACCCAGGCACATGACGGCATCCTCACGCTCGCCCCCAGGGCCGCTGGAGGGCTCCGCGTCAGTGTGGAACTCCCGAGCGCCCACTGA
- a CDS encoding LacI family DNA-binding transcriptional regulator: MLLRDFVNTVEWQVDHDEWESPVDLGSWFAEHAELAVHDLSIEDLELARRVREGLRSVLLMNAGHEPLETSIDDLNDALGVVPLRMRFSDDGSAVLAAAHSSALERALSVVMEAIEAAHHDGSWPRLKACSRDSCRWAYWDGSRNRSGRWCSMAGCGNYVKMRRRNSPEEAQADVISESASNRIPTLVDVAGRAGVSMKTVSNVVTGAFNVAEPTRSRVLAAIEELGYQPNLAARALRARRTAKPDAPGSEAARD; the protein is encoded by the coding sequence GTGCTGCTGCGCGACTTCGTCAACACCGTGGAGTGGCAGGTCGATCACGACGAGTGGGAGTCCCCGGTCGATCTCGGTTCGTGGTTCGCCGAACACGCAGAGCTCGCCGTGCATGACCTGAGCATCGAGGATCTGGAACTGGCGCGCCGGGTACGCGAGGGGCTGCGTTCGGTGCTGCTGATGAATGCCGGTCACGAGCCGCTCGAGACATCCATCGACGATCTGAACGACGCCCTTGGCGTCGTCCCGCTTCGGATGCGATTCAGTGACGACGGCTCCGCGGTGCTCGCGGCGGCGCATTCATCAGCTCTCGAGCGCGCGCTCTCCGTCGTCATGGAGGCGATCGAGGCGGCCCACCACGACGGAAGCTGGCCGCGGTTGAAGGCATGTTCCCGGGATTCCTGTCGATGGGCCTACTGGGACGGCTCTCGCAACCGATCGGGCCGATGGTGCTCGATGGCGGGCTGCGGCAACTACGTCAAGATGCGCCGGCGAAACAGTCCCGAGGAGGCGCAGGCTGACGTGATATCCGAATCGGCGAGCAACCGGATCCCGACCCTCGTCGATGTCGCGGGACGCGCGGGTGTGTCCATGAAGACCGTGTCGAACGTCGTCACGGGCGCATTCAATGTGGCGGAGCCGACCAGGTCGCGAGTGTTGGCGGCCATCGAGGAGCTCGGCTACCAGCCCAACCTCGCCGCGCGCGCCCTGCGAGCTCGCCGCACTGCCAAGCCTGATGCGCCTGGAAGCGAGGCCGCACGCGACTGA